From Hydractinia symbiolongicarpus strain clone_291-10 chromosome 11, HSymV2.1, whole genome shotgun sequence, the proteins below share one genomic window:
- the LOC130613756 gene encoding uncharacterized protein LOC130613756: MIGTKISAKVFHALKHLRVHGFRGSVLQRKNTGSYKYVISAFSGSVISFLGGLAYIVVYSKSENEPKKKIVVLGSGWGAVNFIRSLKPDEYDVAIVSPQNYFLFTPLLPGVTVGTVEGRSIVEPIRKIITRKHKSGVKFYEAECTEVKVQDNKVVCTDLSDIVGRQQEFTLGYDYLVVAVGAQTATFNIKGVAENTHYLKNVKQAQEIRKNIMDSFETANMPGQPDHEIRRLLHFVVVGGGPTGVEFAAELRDFLKSDLTRFYPKELIEKSQITLVDGLNKILNTYSEEISRYTESHFKREGINVITNTFVTGVESNLMHLMDSKTKEVKSMGYGMCVWSAGNAPRSITKKIMNEVPGQTNRMGLITDIFLKVKNTENVFAVGDCATIQNEKLVDYIDDLFNEVDVKKTGELDFDQFEDVLESGMKKCPHLCHQFKEIEDLFDQADRNKSKKISRDEFRTFALEVDAVQTALPPTAQVATQEGKYLGKLLSDHEMEISMNFMDHVVPFRYDHLGSFAYVGKNRAVLELPLVGAFKGWSTMWLWRGAYASEAVSLRMRVLILFDWIKSYVFGRDISRI; encoded by the exons ATGATTGGTACTAAAATATCTGCAAAAGTTTTTCATGCACTGAAGCATTTGCGAGTTCATGGTTTTCGTGGAAGTGTGCTGCAAAGAAAAAATACAGGAAGTTACAAATACGTTATCTCTGCGTTTTCAGGTTCAGTGATATCATTCCTTGGTGGTTTGGCATACATTGTAGTTTATTCTAAATCAGAAAATGAACCAAAGAAAAAAATCGTTGTGCTTGGTTCTGGTTGGGGTGCTGTTAATTTTATTCGATCGTTAAAACCCGACGAATATGATGTGGCAATTGTGTCACctcagaattattttttattcactcCATTGTTACCAGGAGTAACAGTTGGTACTGTCGAGGGAAGAAGTATTGTTGAGCCAATTAGAAAGATAATTACAAGGAAACATAAATCCGGTGTTAAATTTTACGAAGCAGAATGTACAGAGGTGAAAGTCCAAGACAACAAAGTTGTTTGCACAGATTTATCAG ATATTGTTGGAAGGCAACAGGAGTTCACACTCGGTTATGATTACCTTGTTGTCGCCGTGGGGGCACAGACCGCGACTTTCAATATCAAAGGCGTGGCTGAAAATACACATTATCTTAAGAATGTGAAACAGGCACaagaaattcgcaaaaatatcaTGGACTCCTTTGAAACTGCTAATATGCCAGGACAGCCAGACCATGAAATTCGTAGACTGCTCCATTTTGTTGTCGTTGGCGGAGGACCAACAG GTGTTGAATTTGCTGCAGAATTGAGAGACTTCCTCAAAAGTGATTTGACAAGATTCTACCCCAAAGAATTAATCGAAAAATCACAGATTACGTTAGTTGATGgattaaataaaattcttaacacTTATTCTGAAGAG ATTAGCCGCTATACTGAAAGTCATTTCAAGAGAGAAGGTATTAATGTTATAACCAATACATTTGTCACTGGTGTGGAATCAAACTTGATGCATTTGATGGATTCTAAAACTAAAGAAGTGAAGTCAATGGGGTATGGTATGTGTGTTTGGTCTGCTGGCAACGCACCTAGATCTATCACGAAGAAGATCATGAACGAAGTGCCAGGCCAAACAAATAG AATGGGGTTAATTACAGATATATTTTTGAAAGTGAAAAACACTGAGAATGTGTTTGCAGTTGGTGATTGTGCCACGatccaaaatgaaaaattgGTGGATTATATTGACGACTTGTTTAACGAAGTCGATGTAAAGAAAACTGGAGAACTCGATTTTGATCAGTTTGAAG ATGTGTTGGAAAGTGGAATGAAGAAATGTCCTCATTTATGTCATCAATTTAAGGAGATAGAAGA TTTGTTTGACCAAGCTGATCGAAAcaaatccaaaaaaatatcACGTGATGAATTTCGTACGTTTGCATTGGAAGTTGATGCCGTACAAACTGCTCTCCCTCCTACAGCGCAAGTAGCTACTCAAGAAGGTAAATACCTTGGCAAACTACTTAGTGACCATGAGATGGAGATCTCGATGAATTTCATGGACCATGTTGTTCCATTTCGATATGACCATCTGGGTTCATTCGCTTATGTTGGGAAAAATCGAGCTGTTCTGGAATTACCATTGGTCGGTGCTTTTAAAGGCTGGTCGACCATGTGGTTATGGCGTGGCGCTTACGCAAGTGAAGCCGTCAGTCTGCGCATGCGTGTTTTGATCTTGTTTGATTGGATAAAATCGTACGTGTTTGGTCGAGATATATCTCGTATTTGA